The following are from one region of the Acidobacteriota bacterium genome:
- a CDS encoding RidA family protein: MTIGTFTRRNFAGRLAAIFSSLGLTGLALAGSAEGKTDEGIRKLNDDGKAADGKQMITPIVVHNGLIYVAGQGAHDSGPADQFEIGHHTTIVMDNVKKLVEAGGGTVDTILQLTVFLADIKYYDGMNKVFKTYFPNGGPARTTVAVAALPGNSLVEINCIAVAVKK, encoded by the coding sequence ATGACCATCGGAACATTCACTCGCAGGAATTTTGCTGGGCGGCTGGCCGCAATTTTTTCCAGCCTCGGTCTTACTGGCCTGGCGCTAGCGGGAAGCGCTGAAGGGAAGACGGATGAGGGAATCCGCAAGCTCAACGACGACGGCAAAGCCGCCGACGGAAAACAGATGATCACGCCGATTGTGGTTCACAATGGGCTCATTTACGTGGCCGGGCAAGGGGCGCACGATTCCGGCCCCGCGGACCAATTCGAAATTGGACATCACACCACCATCGTGATGGACAATGTTAAGAAACTTGTCGAAGCCGGTGGCGGCACCGTGGACACGATTCTTCAGCTCACCGTGTTTCTTGCGGACATCAAGTATTACGACGGAATGAACAAAGTGTTTAAGACCTACTTCCCGAATGGCGGGCCGGCCCGCACCACGGTCGCCGTAGCCGCGCTCCCGGGCAATTCGCTGGTGGAAATCAACTGCATCGCGGTTGCGGTAAAGAAATAG
- a CDS encoding DUF4423 domain-containing protein — translation MASSQFLGKLKQEFEERQRKNSRYSLRAFAVFLGTDHSTLSQILRDKRRISAVQLRRWGKKLGMIEEEVAAYVATQYVPELSTTRRQEQLRHWTAEAMAILADRSHWQILHLLRSREFKPDCRWIAGRIGTSVDEVNVALSRLLRLQMLEMGRTGKRKDLTGCGQRTEAEFQKQALIKVRELAANDGVELRRIKSKSMK, via the coding sequence ATGGCGAGTTCACAATTTCTCGGAAAGCTCAAACAGGAGTTTGAAGAGCGGCAGCGCAAGAACTCGCGCTATTCGTTGCGGGCATTCGCGGTATTTCTTGGAACCGATCATTCCACCCTTTCTCAAATTTTGCGCGACAAGCGGCGCATCTCGGCCGTCCAACTGCGGCGGTGGGGCAAGAAGCTGGGGATGATCGAAGAAGAGGTCGCTGCCTACGTGGCGACCCAATATGTGCCGGAACTTTCCACCACGCGCCGGCAGGAACAACTGCGCCATTGGACTGCAGAAGCGATGGCGATTCTGGCTGATCGCAGTCATTGGCAGATCCTTCACCTGTTGCGCTCGCGTGAGTTCAAGCCTGATTGCCGATGGATCGCCGGGCGAATTGGGACGAGCGTGGATGAGGTGAACGTGGCATTGAGCCGCCTGCTTCGCTTGCAGATGCTCGAGATGGGACGAACGGGGAAAAGGAAAGACTTGACGGGTTGCGGACAGCGTACGGAAGCGGAATTTCAAAAGCAGGCGCTTATCAAGGTTCGTGAACTGGCGGCCAACGATGGCGTGGAGTTACGTCGAATCAAAAGCAAGTCCATGAAATGA
- a CDS encoding VOC family protein produces the protein MSNPVMQFQIISKTPDETAEFYATLFGWAVNDDNPMGYRAISTGSAEGIQGGIWPAPPQAPTFAQLFIAVDDVKACAKQAEGLGAKVIIPPTSLPDGSEMAVIHDPQGMSFGVMKRG, from the coding sequence ATGAGTAATCCAGTAATGCAATTCCAGATTATTTCCAAGACTCCGGATGAGACTGCCGAGTTCTACGCGACTTTGTTTGGATGGGCGGTGAACGATGACAATCCAATGGGGTACAGAGCGATTTCCACCGGATCAGCGGAAGGGATCCAGGGCGGAATCTGGCCGGCGCCGCCACAGGCACCGACGTTCGCGCAGTTGTTCATTGCGGTCGACGATGTGAAGGCATGCGCGAAACAAGCGGAGGGACTGGGAGCGAAAGTGATTATCCCGCCAACTTCTTTGCCGGACGGCAGTGAAATGGCGGTGATCCACGATCCGCAGGGAATGTCGTTCGGAGTGATGAAGCGGGGCTAG
- a CDS encoding DUF3857 domain-containing protein, giving the protein MFRYWRALTLTVALATLNAQTSSPPAAPKNDYSQEAAVIEEMTTRAVFDNSGNSTREQITRVRVQTDSGVKHWGLLTFPFSSATETIEIDYVRVRKVDGTTITTPPDNVQDLDAEITRAAPFYSDLRERHVAVKGLATGDILEYQAHWHTTKPLAPGQFWFQYNFHREGIVLNELLEVKVPADRAVKAKGPISKQKTTQEGNLRVYSWTHSQLSEVRDPQADEKRQIDTALGRRESPDVQVSSFQNWEEVGRWYWDLQKERIEPSPAIRAKAAELTKGLTDDDSKLRTLYKFVSTQYRYIGISFGIGRYQPHAADDVLSNNYGDCKDKHTLLASLLQASGFTLYPALISSTARVDVDIPSPAQFDHVIGYLPRGPKEKDGIWLDTTPEVAPFGYLVNRLRNKQGLVMASERSAQFLSTPPDPPIPATEAFKIEGSLNDEGTFDAKAEDTSTGDSEVLVRAAFRQIPQPQWKELVQQISYGLGFAGTVSDVSAGKVEEIAEPFHFSYSYNRKDYPTWKSDKQFTVPGLPLTMPALKDDARNPVWLGSPTQFVSEARIKTPNGYTPLVPPNLDVKYDFAEYHATYSVEKGVLISKRRLVTILPEVPVAKFEDYRALVKKVQQDVWQYVQTTSADRATSSSGLAMPGTSDLGPFASILNDIRGLPNSDSPEATRLENEARDQMASHNVEGGISLIQKAVATDPKFTRAWVMLGVFLCSNNRVDAGIDALHTAMALEPNKASIPKALGYTLMSKQKFADAIPVWQDFMKAYPEDVDGPSNLASCLRNLQRYSEAAAALEAAVKIKPELPVLRLQLASAYLHAGDRGKAAESYRKIGELDKDGSYLNDAAYQMASADLELPLALEYAKKAVRAANADSEKISLEDLKVEDLGRIFRLAAEWDTLGWVEERMSQLDEAEHYLLASWKLTQDGVVGGHLCHLYRRIHKNSAAIQMCRVAVYRIPLSKGLDLSEAMVEIAAAKENLKALTGVAVKEETPIDESNFVMQERRFKLSRFMVGTESAEFFVLLASDGKSPTFKVQDTKFISGSPKMKLEGKQLRSLDFGVPSPGGSVTRFVRRGILGCYQYSGCSFVLLEPSSLSLN; this is encoded by the coding sequence ATGTTCAGGTATTGGCGTGCCCTTACTCTCACTGTCGCGCTGGCGACATTGAATGCACAAACCTCGTCGCCCCCCGCGGCGCCGAAGAACGATTACTCCCAGGAAGCCGCCGTCATCGAAGAGATGACGACGCGGGCTGTTTTTGACAACAGCGGAAACTCGACTCGCGAGCAGATTACCCGTGTGCGGGTGCAAACCGATTCCGGCGTAAAGCATTGGGGTCTGTTAACTTTCCCATTTTCATCGGCGACCGAGACCATTGAGATCGACTACGTTCGTGTCCGTAAGGTGGACGGCACCACTATCACGACGCCGCCCGATAACGTGCAAGATCTGGACGCTGAGATTACCCGGGCGGCTCCGTTCTACAGCGATCTGCGGGAAAGACATGTCGCGGTAAAGGGGCTGGCCACCGGAGACATCCTCGAATATCAGGCGCATTGGCACACCACAAAACCGCTGGCACCCGGTCAATTCTGGTTTCAGTACAACTTCCATCGGGAAGGCATTGTTCTCAATGAGCTTCTCGAAGTGAAGGTGCCTGCGGATCGGGCAGTGAAGGCGAAGGGTCCGATCTCCAAACAAAAAACCACGCAGGAAGGGAACTTGCGAGTCTACAGCTGGACCCATTCGCAGCTCTCCGAAGTACGCGATCCCCAGGCCGATGAAAAGAGACAGATCGATACAGCGTTGGGGCGCAGGGAATCGCCCGATGTGCAAGTGAGCAGCTTTCAAAACTGGGAAGAAGTGGGACGCTGGTACTGGGATCTTCAAAAGGAACGGATTGAGCCTAGCCCGGCGATTCGCGCCAAAGCTGCTGAACTGACCAAGGGATTGACGGACGACGATTCCAAGCTGCGAACTCTCTATAAATTTGTGAGCACGCAGTATCGCTACATTGGAATCTCATTTGGAATCGGTCGTTATCAGCCTCACGCAGCAGACGATGTTCTGAGTAACAACTATGGCGACTGTAAGGATAAGCACACGCTCCTGGCGTCCTTATTGCAAGCGTCGGGTTTCACTTTGTATCCCGCATTGATCAGTTCCACGGCGAGAGTTGATGTCGATATTCCGTCGCCGGCCCAGTTCGATCATGTGATCGGATATCTGCCGCGTGGTCCGAAAGAAAAAGATGGGATTTGGCTCGACACAACTCCGGAAGTCGCGCCTTTCGGCTATCTCGTCAATCGGTTGCGGAACAAACAGGGGCTAGTCATGGCCAGCGAGAGATCGGCCCAGTTTCTTTCTACACCTCCCGACCCACCCATTCCGGCAACGGAAGCGTTCAAGATCGAAGGAAGCCTCAATGACGAAGGCACCTTTGACGCAAAAGCGGAGGATACAAGCACTGGTGACTCGGAAGTGTTGGTGCGGGCCGCGTTCCGGCAGATTCCGCAGCCACAGTGGAAGGAGTTGGTGCAGCAGATTTCCTACGGCTTAGGTTTCGCGGGCACGGTCAGCGATGTGAGCGCGGGCAAGGTCGAAGAGATCGCGGAGCCATTCCATTTTTCCTATTCGTACAATCGCAAAGACTATCCCACGTGGAAGAGCGACAAACAATTTACGGTTCCCGGCCTGCCTTTGACCATGCCTGCGCTGAAGGACGATGCGCGAAATCCGGTCTGGCTGGGATCACCAACGCAGTTCGTGTCGGAAGCCAGGATCAAGACGCCGAACGGCTACACGCCGCTGGTGCCGCCTAACCTCGATGTGAAGTACGATTTCGCGGAATATCACGCTACATACTCCGTGGAAAAAGGGGTGTTGATCTCTAAGCGCAGGCTGGTGACGATTTTGCCCGAAGTTCCAGTGGCAAAGTTCGAGGATTACCGGGCACTCGTAAAGAAAGTCCAGCAAGATGTCTGGCAGTATGTGCAGACGACGTCGGCCGACAGGGCAACTAGTTCCTCCGGGTTGGCGATGCCGGGGACGAGCGATCTCGGCCCATTCGCGTCGATTCTGAACGACATCCGAGGATTGCCGAATAGCGACTCTCCGGAGGCGACCCGGCTCGAAAACGAGGCTCGCGACCAAATGGCATCGCATAACGTGGAAGGGGGCATCTCCCTTATCCAAAAGGCCGTTGCGACTGATCCAAAGTTCACTCGGGCATGGGTGATGCTGGGAGTGTTTCTGTGTAGCAACAATCGAGTGGATGCAGGAATCGATGCGCTTCATACAGCAATGGCACTGGAACCGAACAAGGCCTCCATTCCCAAAGCGCTGGGCTATACGTTGATGTCGAAGCAGAAGTTCGCGGATGCGATTCCGGTCTGGCAAGACTTCATGAAGGCCTATCCCGAGGACGTGGACGGCCCGTCGAATCTTGCGAGTTGTCTGCGCAACTTACAGCGCTATTCGGAAGCGGCCGCTGCTCTCGAGGCGGCGGTAAAGATCAAGCCGGAACTACCTGTTTTGCGACTGCAACTTGCATCCGCCTATTTGCACGCGGGCGATCGAGGGAAAGCAGCGGAGTCCTATCGAAAGATTGGCGAGTTAGACAAGGACGGTAGTTACTTGAATGACGCGGCCTACCAGATGGCGAGTGCCGATCTCGAACTGCCGCTCGCCTTGGAGTATGCCAAAAAGGCGGTGCGCGCCGCCAACGCCGATTCAGAGAAGATCTCGCTGGAAGATTTGAAGGTGGAAGACCTGGGCAGAATTTTTCGATTGGCCGCCGAATGGGACACCCTCGGATGGGTGGAGGAGCGGATGTCGCAACTGGATGAGGCCGAGCACTATTTACTGGCGTCCTGGAAACTCACGCAGGACGGAGTCGTGGGCGGGCATCTGTGCCATCTCTACAGACGGATACACAAGAACAGCGCTGCTATTCAGATGTGCCGCGTGGCGGTGTACCGCATCCCACTGTCGAAGGGACTCGATTTGAGCGAGGCGATGGTGGAGATTGCGGCAGCGAAAGAAAATCTCAAGGCTCTAACCGGAGTCGCCGTCAAGGAGGAGACCCCGATCGATGAGTCGAATTTTGTTATGCAGGAACGCAGGTTTAAGTTGTCACGTTTCATGGTTGGAACGGAAAGCGCGGAGTTCTTCGTGCTCCTGGCGTCGGACGGAAAGAGCCCGACATTTAAGGTGCAGGACACGAAGTTCATCAGCGGATCGCCCAAGATGAAGTTGGAAGGGAAGCAACTGCGGAGCCTCGATTTCGGTGTCCCGTCTCCAGGCGGTAGCGTCACACGATTTGTGAGGCGCGGAATTCTCGGGTGCTACCAATACAGCGGATGTTCGTTCGTGCTGCTGGAACCTTCGTCGCTGTCGTTGAACTAG
- a CDS encoding phosphoenolpyruvate carboxylase, whose protein sequence is MPDHPLWSDGPQAARLAELTADTSDPAKELPLRRDVRSLGILLGRVLVEQEGENFFDVVEQLRRLLIQHREQHDTDSSLITEAREIISALPVEDAYRVTKAFAIYFELTNLAETNHRQRRRRAARLAGGQTPLPGSFRGTLARLRDAGINADDSLESLYKVKVTPVFTAHPTEITRHTIRLKRRRIAAYLEKLDQLPLSESEALEYESQILAEITALWQTDEVRLNKPTVRDEIHMGLDYFPMSLFDAMPRLFAELQESLQDVYGSDAQVPEVLSFGSWIGGDRDGNPFVTAASTRDAVDQARHVVIDHYIAETTRLITQLSMSTRRIGVSEPLAQRVGKYDHLLGEKYSRWKQITAAEVYRHFLEFLIARLRFTRKSSKHPHAYKSPQQFEEDLTLISASLCANHGRRLAALVAPLLRKVRIFGFHLHALDIRQHSRVLSTALKELASAGTKRSGTMRSADLSSPSTELMETFRAIAELKKTHSAEAIRNFVISNATSEHDMFAVVQLAASGGVSIAANKGDPGLMPVPLFESIDALRSSPAIMRRVWKAAEFQRLLDSWGRTHEVMLGYSDSNKDGGMLTSTWELHKAQHQLHEAARECGVQLRIFHGRGGTVGRGGGPTHAAILAQPAGDFSGAIRITEQGEVLSWKYADPVLAEWNLEIMIAACLEAVTMPAQPAPEAKQRWDEAMETMSADAFAFYRKHIAENNEVLEYFEQATPVDELEHARIGSRPARRSKSRSLDDLRAIPWVFGWMQSRHAVPAWFGVGHALERFSKRKENAALLAEMMHGFPLFVTLIRSVELAMAKADFGIARHYADLVPNAALRDRVFEMFRQEFDRTRRLILSVKRQQELLENNPVLSRSVRLRNPYVDPLSLIQVDLLRRKRTGATDTSLDYAIGATMNGIAAGLHNTG, encoded by the coding sequence ATGCCCGACCACCCTCTCTGGAGCGACGGCCCTCAAGCCGCTCGCTTGGCCGAACTGACGGCCGACACGTCCGATCCTGCAAAGGAACTGCCTCTGCGTCGCGACGTCCGCTCTCTGGGTATTCTGTTGGGCCGCGTGTTAGTGGAGCAGGAAGGCGAAAATTTCTTCGACGTGGTTGAGCAATTACGCCGGTTGCTCATCCAGCACCGCGAACAACACGACACTGATTCCTCATTGATTACCGAAGCCCGAGAAATTATCAGCGCCTTGCCTGTAGAAGACGCCTACCGCGTCACCAAGGCCTTCGCAATCTATTTCGAACTCACGAACCTTGCCGAGACCAATCACCGCCAGCGCCGCCGTCGAGCCGCACGGCTGGCCGGCGGACAAACCCCTCTGCCTGGATCATTTCGTGGCACTCTCGCTCGTCTGCGCGACGCGGGTATCAACGCCGATGACTCGCTGGAATCGCTTTACAAGGTCAAAGTGACGCCCGTCTTCACCGCCCACCCAACGGAAATAACGCGTCACACGATCCGGCTAAAGCGCCGCCGTATCGCAGCGTATCTCGAAAAGCTCGACCAGTTGCCCCTTTCCGAGTCAGAAGCGCTCGAATACGAATCGCAAATCCTCGCCGAGATTACTGCCCTGTGGCAGACCGACGAAGTGCGCCTCAACAAGCCCACCGTTCGCGATGAGATTCACATGGGACTCGACTATTTCCCCATGTCTCTGTTCGACGCGATGCCCCGCCTGTTCGCGGAACTGCAGGAATCGTTGCAGGACGTCTACGGTTCCGACGCTCAGGTTCCCGAAGTTCTCTCCTTCGGCTCCTGGATCGGTGGCGACCGCGACGGCAATCCCTTCGTCACCGCTGCGTCGACACGCGATGCCGTTGACCAGGCGCGCCACGTCGTGATTGACCACTACATCGCCGAAACCACTCGCCTGATCACGCAACTGAGCATGTCCACGCGACGCATCGGGGTTTCGGAGCCGCTTGCGCAGCGCGTTGGAAAGTATGACCACCTGCTTGGCGAAAAATATTCCCGCTGGAAGCAGATCACCGCTGCCGAAGTCTATCGTCACTTTCTCGAGTTCCTGATTGCCCGTCTGCGATTTACGCGCAAGTCGTCAAAACATCCACACGCCTACAAATCGCCGCAACAATTCGAAGAAGATCTGACGCTGATCAGCGCCAGCCTCTGTGCGAATCACGGCCGCCGGCTCGCAGCTCTGGTTGCGCCTCTCCTTCGCAAGGTGCGAATTTTCGGGTTCCATCTCCACGCACTCGATATCCGCCAGCATTCCCGCGTGCTGTCGACGGCATTAAAGGAGTTGGCGTCTGCGGGGACGAAACGATCGGGCACCATGCGCTCGGCCGATCTTTCCTCGCCTTCCACGGAATTGATGGAAACCTTTCGCGCGATTGCCGAGTTGAAGAAGACGCACTCCGCCGAAGCGATTCGCAATTTCGTCATCAGCAACGCGACGTCTGAGCACGACATGTTTGCCGTCGTTCAGTTGGCCGCATCGGGCGGCGTGTCCATCGCAGCCAACAAGGGCGATCCGGGCCTGATGCCGGTTCCGCTCTTCGAATCGATCGATGCGCTGCGCTCCTCGCCCGCGATCATGCGCCGTGTATGGAAGGCCGCAGAATTCCAGCGCCTGCTCGATTCCTGGGGACGCACCCACGAAGTCATGCTCGGCTACTCCGACTCCAATAAAGATGGCGGCATGCTCACCAGCACGTGGGAACTACACAAAGCGCAGCATCAACTTCATGAAGCTGCCCGCGAATGTGGAGTACAACTGCGCATCTTCCACGGCCGCGGCGGCACAGTCGGCCGCGGCGGAGGACCTACCCACGCCGCCATACTCGCGCAACCCGCCGGTGATTTTTCCGGCGCGATCCGCATCACCGAGCAAGGAGAAGTCCTCAGCTGGAAATATGCCGACCCGGTGCTCGCCGAATGGAATCTCGAAATCATGATTGCGGCCTGCCTCGAAGCGGTCACCATGCCGGCGCAACCCGCCCCCGAAGCCAAGCAGCGTTGGGACGAAGCGATGGAGACCATGTCCGCCGATGCCTTTGCCTTCTATCGGAAACACATCGCGGAAAACAACGAAGTCCTGGAGTATTTCGAACAAGCCACGCCCGTCGACGAACTCGAACATGCGCGCATCGGATCGCGCCCCGCACGCCGCAGCAAGAGCCGCAGCCTCGACGATCTACGCGCCATCCCTTGGGTCTTTGGTTGGATGCAAAGCCGCCACGCCGTCCCCGCCTGGTTCGGTGTCGGACACGCCCTCGAGCGTTTCAGCAAACGCAAGGAAAATGCGGCCCTGCTGGCCGAAATGATGCACGGCTTCCCTCTCTTCGTGACTCTGATTCGCAGCGTTGAACTTGCCATGGCCAAGGCCGACTTCGGAATCGCCCGCCACTACGCCGATCTCGTTCCCAATGCGGCCCTGCGCGACCGCGTCTTCGAAATGTTCCGCCAGGAATTCGATCGCACGCGCCGCCTGATTCTCTCCGTGAAACGACAACAGGAGCTACTGGAAAACAATCCCGTCCTCTCGCGTTCTGTCCGGCTTCGCAACCCGTACGTCGATCCCCTCAGCCTGATTCAAGTTGATCTGCTGCGGCGCAAGCGAACCGGTGCCACCGACACCTCTCTCGACTACGCCATCGGCGCGACCATGAACGGCATCGCCGCCGGCCTGCACAACACGGGATGA
- a CDS encoding CTP synthase, whose amino-acid sequence MSAKYIFVTGGVVSSLGKGLAAASIGCLMESRGLKVNLMKFDPYLNVDPGTMSPFQHGEVFVTDDGAETDLDLGHYERFTHAKLSRDNNWTTGRLYEQIIAKERRGDYLGKTVQVIPHVTNEIKAAMKKVAQDVDVCLIEIGGTVGDIESLPFIEAIRQMRQELGREHTLFVHVTLVPFIAAAQELKTKPTQHSVKELLSVGIQPDILLCRTDRFLSKDIKGKIALFCNVEEEAVVTAKDVASVYEVPLNFAHEGVDTLALRYLHIDAKDRDMSHWENLVHRVYNPKDVVKIGIVGKYVEYEDSYKSLKEALVHGSLAHNLKLELNWVEAEGLETADKADKSYEAQLEGFDGILVPGGFGKRGIEGMLKAIQYAREKKVPYFGICLGMQTACIEFARNVCGLADANSSEFDQATPHRVIYKLRELRGVEELGGTMRLGAWPCKIETGTLAYQIYGKTEISERHRHRYEFNREYEETMVAGGLRISGSTPDGTYVEMVEIPGHPHFIGCQFHPEFKSKPLEPHPLFKAFIGAAYEHGSQRKTQKEAAEVEMFLRPEKVGRR is encoded by the coding sequence ATGTCGGCCAAGTACATCTTTGTAACGGGCGGAGTTGTGTCTTCTTTGGGTAAGGGACTGGCAGCGGCGTCCATCGGATGCCTGATGGAAAGTCGCGGGCTCAAAGTTAACCTGATGAAGTTCGATCCGTACTTGAACGTCGATCCGGGGACGATGTCGCCGTTTCAGCATGGCGAAGTCTTTGTCACCGACGACGGTGCCGAGACCGATCTTGACCTCGGACACTACGAGCGCTTCACGCACGCCAAACTTTCTCGCGACAATAATTGGACGACCGGGCGCCTTTACGAGCAGATCATCGCCAAGGAGCGGCGTGGGGATTATCTCGGCAAGACGGTGCAGGTGATTCCGCACGTCACCAACGAAATTAAAGCGGCGATGAAGAAAGTTGCGCAGGATGTCGACGTGTGCCTGATCGAAATTGGCGGGACCGTGGGCGATATCGAGTCGCTGCCGTTTATCGAGGCGATCCGCCAGATGCGGCAGGAATTGGGGCGTGAGCACACATTGTTTGTGCACGTGACACTGGTGCCATTTATCGCGGCGGCGCAAGAACTTAAGACGAAGCCGACGCAGCACTCGGTGAAGGAACTGCTCAGCGTGGGAATTCAGCCGGATATCCTGCTCTGCCGTACGGATCGCTTCTTGTCGAAGGACATCAAGGGAAAGATCGCGCTCTTCTGTAACGTGGAAGAAGAAGCCGTGGTGACGGCCAAAGACGTGGCGTCGGTCTACGAAGTGCCGCTGAATTTCGCGCATGAAGGCGTGGACACGCTGGCGTTGCGATATCTGCATATCGACGCGAAGGATCGCGACATGTCGCACTGGGAGAACCTGGTGCATCGCGTCTACAACCCGAAAGACGTGGTGAAGATCGGTATCGTCGGCAAGTACGTGGAGTATGAGGATTCCTACAAGTCGTTGAAAGAGGCGCTGGTCCACGGATCGCTGGCGCACAACTTGAAGCTTGAATTGAATTGGGTGGAAGCGGAAGGACTCGAAACTGCCGACAAGGCTGACAAGAGTTATGAGGCGCAGTTGGAGGGCTTCGATGGGATCCTGGTGCCGGGTGGATTCGGCAAACGCGGCATCGAGGGAATGCTGAAAGCGATTCAATACGCGCGCGAGAAGAAAGTTCCGTACTTCGGAATTTGTTTAGGTATGCAGACGGCTTGCATTGAGTTTGCGCGCAATGTCTGTGGGCTGGCGGACGCGAATTCCAGCGAGTTTGACCAGGCCACTCCGCATCGCGTGATCTACAAGCTGCGCGAGTTACGCGGCGTCGAAGAGTTGGGCGGGACGATGCGTCTGGGCGCGTGGCCGTGCAAAATCGAGACGGGCACTCTGGCGTACCAGATCTACGGCAAGACGGAGATCAGCGAGCGCCACCGGCATCGTTACGAGTTTAACCGTGAATATGAAGAGACGATGGTTGCGGGCGGGCTGAGAATTTCAGGGTCGACTCCGGACGGAACTTACGTCGAGATGGTCGAGATTCCTGGACATCCACATTTTATTGGTTGCCAGTTCCATCCTGAATTCAAGTCGAAGCCGCTGGAGCCGCATCCCCTGTTCAAGGCGTTCATTGGAGCGGCGTACGAGCACGGCTCACAACGGAAGACGCAGAAAGAAGCGGCAGAAGTGGAAATGTTTCTGCGGCCGGAAAAAGTGGGGCGGCGATGA
- the kdsA gene encoding 3-deoxy-8-phosphooctulonate synthase, whose amino-acid sequence MTTSFQIDNVRIGTGDLFLIAGPCVIESEKHALFMAEVIKGVARSLNVPFIFKASYDKANRTSIRSFRGPGLKEGLRILKKVKDEIHVPVLTDVHQVADVSAVAEVVDVLQIPAFLCRQTDLVVAAALSGRPVNIKKGQFVSPWDMKHAVDKCRDAGNGQVFLTERGSSFGYNNLVVDMRALAIMRKFAPVVFDATHSVQLPSSSQGEGDQPASSGGQPEFIPVLSRAAVAAGVDGVFMEVHDNPKEAKSDGANALDSRNLRGLLKELLAVRRALDAAKATP is encoded by the coding sequence GTGACTACTTCTTTCCAAATCGACAACGTCCGTATCGGGACCGGCGATCTTTTCCTGATTGCCGGGCCATGCGTCATCGAGAGCGAAAAGCATGCGCTGTTCATGGCGGAAGTCATCAAAGGCGTGGCGCGGTCGCTGAATGTCCCGTTCATTTTCAAGGCTTCCTATGACAAAGCCAACCGAACGTCGATTCGGAGTTTTCGCGGGCCAGGGTTAAAAGAAGGACTGCGGATTCTCAAAAAAGTGAAAGATGAGATCCATGTTCCGGTGCTGACCGACGTTCACCAGGTTGCCGACGTTAGTGCTGTGGCCGAAGTGGTTGACGTCCTGCAGATACCGGCATTTCTCTGTCGCCAGACTGACCTGGTTGTGGCGGCTGCGCTCAGCGGGCGTCCCGTGAATATCAAGAAGGGCCAGTTCGTCTCGCCGTGGGACATGAAGCATGCCGTCGACAAATGCCGCGATGCCGGCAACGGCCAAGTTTTCCTGACGGAGCGTGGATCGAGTTTCGGATACAACAATCTGGTCGTGGATATGCGAGCGTTGGCGATCATGCGCAAATTCGCGCCCGTCGTTTTCGACGCGACACACTCGGTACAGTTGCCGTCATCCTCGCAAGGAGAAGGCGACCAGCCCGCCAGCAGCGGAGGCCAGCCGGAATTTATTCCGGTGTTGTCGAGGGCGGCAGTGGCAGCGGGAGTCGATGGAGTGTTCATGGAAGTCCATGACAATCCAAAAGAGGCCAAGAGCGATGGCGCCAACGCTCTCGACTCGCGTAACCTGCGCGGCCTGCTGAAAGAGTTGCTGGCGGTGCGACGAGCGCTGGATGCAGCGAAGGCAACGCCGTAG